From the Clostridiales bacterium FE2011 genome, one window contains:
- a CDS encoding C40 family peptidase: protein MTEKTILRGRRTVRRIAVLLTVILMTFTGSGQAVVKESAMLEAAFELLEEANPFVARYEQLTGRVINTLYTDGVPYYFGGLSGTKWNGYFYMSYPNYHVITCETKTGYFQRGKTYLYGLDCTGFTRHVFKACGRESHPPLSEILNNWDQRPFHVFDSREGFEAPPYPELKNTLQEGDLLVIKHENSETRHVMMYIGTLRDYGYNTTDEPELARWLDYPLVIHCGLSPFFGERFQQIIDENPDLYEGCTTTDGGVAISIVGVNPEDAPVHEHVQKTDYDWFVMNDGGYVLSVVNLSDVKTYAWYRSN, encoded by the coding sequence ATGACAGAAAAAACAATACTGCGAGGCAGGAGGACTGTCCGAAGAATCGCAGTGCTGCTGACGGTGATTTTGATGACGTTTACCGGTTCCGGGCAGGCGGTGGTAAAGGAATCGGCAATGCTGGAGGCGGCGTTTGAACTGCTGGAAGAGGCGAATCCTTTTGTTGCCCGGTATGAACAACTGACGGGACGGGTGATCAACACCCTGTACACCGACGGCGTTCCCTATTACTTCGGCGGACTGTCCGGGACCAAGTGGAACGGATATTTTTATATGTCCTATCCGAATTATCACGTGATCACCTGCGAGACCAAAACCGGATATTTCCAGCGGGGAAAAACGTATCTGTACGGCCTGGACTGCACCGGCTTTACCCGGCATGTGTTCAAAGCCTGCGGACGGGAGTCGCATCCGCCGCTGTCGGAAATCCTGAACAACTGGGACCAGCGGCCGTTCCATGTATTTGACAGCCGTGAAGGGTTTGAGGCGCCGCCCTATCCGGAACTGAAGAACACCCTGCAGGAGGGCGATCTGCTGGTCATCAAACACGAAAACTCCGAAACCCGGCATGTGATGATGTATATCGGAACCCTCCGGGATTACGGCTATAACACGACAGACGAACCGGAACTTGCCAGATGGCTGGATTACCCGCTGGTCATTCACTGCGGGCTCAGTCCCTTCTTCGGCGAGCGGTTTCAGCAGATCATCGATGAAAACCCGGATCTGTACGAAGGCTGCACAACAACGGACGGTGGCGTGGCCATCTCCATTGTGGGAGTGAACCCGGAAGACGCGCCGGTGCATGAGCATGTGCAGAAGACGGATTACGACTGGTTTGTAATGAA